In the genome of Triticum urartu cultivar G1812 chromosome 5, Tu2.1, whole genome shotgun sequence, one region contains:
- the LOC125556632 gene encoding uncharacterized protein LOC125556632, with amino-acid sequence MATTHSSKPRHRSEASAPATSVAVAAARAQDAPKPPLRRSAAFQPRRSHSHPQPHAHGHQRCDSEAISRSGRQPRCGEVAGGTAAGCAAVCCCFPCVMVEVVVLATVRAPAALCRRAVRARRRRRSASAGQAVDMYELLVDDGTVAGPGDAAVVWPAGQPPEEEAGETEKEVWSRFYGAGFWRSPSSLGDENR; translated from the coding sequence ATGGCCACCACCCACTCTAGCAAGCCCCGCCACCGCTCGGAGGCCTCCGCCCCCGCCACCTCCGTGGCCGTCGCGGCGGCGAGGGCGCAGGACGCTCCCAAGCCCCCGCTCAGGCGGTCCGCGGCCTTCCAGCCGCGCCGCTCGCACAGCCACCCGCAGCCGCATGCGCACGGCCACCAGCGCTGCGACAGCGAGGCGATCAGCCGCAGCGGCAGGCAGCCCCGCTGCGGCGAGGTGGCCGGCGGCACGGCGGCCGGGTGCGCCGCCGTGTGCTGCTGCTTCCCCTGCGTCATGGTGGAGGTCGTCGTGCTCGCCACGGTCCGCGCGCCTGCCGCGCTCTGCCGGCGCGCGGTCCGGGCGCGCCGGCGCCGCCGCTCGGCCTCTGCGGGGCAGGCGGTGGACATGTACGAGCTGCTCGTCGACGACGGCACCGTGGCCGGGCCCGGCGACGCGGCGGTGGTCTGGCCCGCGGGTCAgccgccggaggaggaggcgggggAGACGGAGAAGGAGGTGTGGTCGAGGTTCTACGGCGCCGGCTTCTGGAGGAGCCCCTCGTCGCTCGGCGACGAGAACAGATGA